GCCTCCCCGCCCACGATGATCTCGCTGACGAGCAGGTGCGGCTGGCCGACCTCCACGGGCAGCGAGCCCGACATCGAGCCGCACATGCCCGGCGCGGTGGAGAGGTCGTCGGACACGGCCACGATGCGCTTGATCGACTCGGGTCCTTTGCCGACGAGCATGGCGCCGCGCACCGGCTCGGCCAGCTGGCCGTTCCGGATGAGGTACCCCTCGTTCACGGCGAAGTTGTACTCGCCGGAGCCCGGCCTGACCTGGCCGCCGCCCATGGTCTTGGCGTAGAGGCCGTACTCGATGCCTGAGAAGAGCTCCTCCTTCGGCGTGGTTCCAGGGAGCACGAAGGTGTTGCGCATGCGGGACGTGGGCGCGAACGTGTAATCCTGCCTGCGGCCGGAGCCGGTGGCGCGGTAGCCGGTCATCAGCGAGCCCCAGCGATCCACCATGTAACTCTCCAGCACGCCGTCCCTGATCAGCACCGTCCGTTCCGTCGGGGCGCCCTCGTCGTCGAAGCGCGACGACCCCCAGCCGTGGGGCGTCGTGCCGTCGTCCACGTAGGTCACGACGTCGGAGGCCACCTTCTCGCCCAGCTTGCCGGCCAGGGCGGAAGCGTTGCGGGCCACCGCCGTGGTCTCGAGAAGGTGCCCGAGGGCCTCGTGGAAGATGACGCCGCCGAACGCGTCGCCTATCACGACCGGCATGCTGCCGGCGGGCGCCTTGCGGGCCCGCAGGTTCAGTAGCGCCATCTCGGCGGCGCGCCGGCCGGCCTCGGCGGGGGGGTGAAGCTCGAGCAGCTCGAGGCCCATCGACAGGCCCGGCCCGGCGTGACCGGACTGGGTGTCCACGCCGTCGCTGGCGATGACCTGAGCGACGAGGCGCGTGCGCACGCGCCGGTCGTCGGCCACCACGCCGTCGGAGTTGGCGACGGTGACGTCCTGCTCCCACTCGAGCAGCCGGGCCTCGACCTGCTTGACCTCCGGCGCGATGCGCGCTCCCGCGGCGAGCTCCCTGAGACGCTCGAGCCGCCACGCCTTGTCGCGCGCGTCGAACGTGAGGCGGGGCGAGTGGATGTCTGGGCCACCCGCGGCCGTGCGCAGGTCGAGGCCGCCGCGACCGGCGGCGTCGGGCACGGCGGCGCCCTCGGCCCCGGTCGCGCGCACCGAGACCAGGCTGTCGAGCAGCTCGACGAGCGCGCCCTCGCCCAGGTCGTTGGTGTAGCCGTAGACGACGTCCGTGCCGAAGAAGAGGCGGATGCCGGCGCCGTACTGGATGTTGCTGGTCGCCTCCTCCACCGCGTCGTCGATGGTGCGCAGGAGGCGGCGGCGCCAACGTTCGGCGTACACCTCCACGTGGTCCGCGCCGGCGCGCTTGCCGCGGCCGATCAGGGCGGCGTAGCTGTCGTGGCTGAGCATGGGGGATGGTACCGCGCCGAGCGGACCCCCGCCGCCGCACGCATCCCGCTCCGCGACGGAGTGGAGGGACGCGCGAAGTTACCATCCGGCATGAGCGTCGATCCCACGGCCGGGCGACCGGACCCCGCAGCCTCCGGCACGGCGCCGGGCGGCGGGGCCGCGGCGGAGTTGGCCGGCTT
The Trueperaceae bacterium DNA segment above includes these coding regions:
- a CDS encoding TldD/PmbA family protein, whose product is MLSHDSYAALIGRGKRAGADHVEVYAERWRRRLLRTIDDAVEEATSNIQYGAGIRLFFGTDVVYGYTNDLGEGALVELLDSLVSVRATGAEGAAVPDAAGRGGLDLRTAAGGPDIHSPRLTFDARDKAWRLERLRELAAGARIAPEVKQVEARLLEWEQDVTVANSDGVVADDRRVRTRLVAQVIASDGVDTQSGHAGPGLSMGLELLELHPPAEAGRRAAEMALLNLRARKAPAGSMPVVIGDAFGGVIFHEALGHLLETTAVARNASALAGKLGEKVASDVVTYVDDGTTPHGWGSSRFDDEGAPTERTVLIRDGVLESYMVDRWGSLMTGYRATGSGRRQDYTFAPTSRMRNTFVLPGTTPKEELFSGIEYGLYAKTMGGGQVRPGSGEYNFAVNEGYLIRNGQLAEPVRGAMLVGKGPESIKRIVAVSDDLSTAPGMCGSMSGSLPVEVGQPHLLVSEIIVGGEA